Proteins encoded in a region of the Streptomyces violaceoruber genome:
- a CDS encoding SWIM zinc finger family protein, whose protein sequence is MTPRPADEARRALREARERGEGTGADAHRGPTPTPTPTPTPTSPPPPPPPSPAPSETESARGQDGRQEDDQDGKPPEHDRPRPGDVARAALRSALTARRTGAHSPADLPDAPDAPGAADTLETGPGDSRKPGGRGEAADSGETAFRPDAMTDPTASTDPTASTDPTASTDPTASTDPTASTDPAVPTGPAAPVDPTGPTAAPADPTGPTDPTGSPVPLGPPVAAVPEEESLPGSGDAGGGRPADVAREALRAARRQAKAEAAAEGVSAQGAAPARWSSRPAARQRPAGGPGTADARARAVRDFAAGAFRLPPEADQAEEPLPAGEQAGTSSAEGGATAHAEPAPSPGTAHAEPASSPGADTGQSVSAVRGRAVSSAPPAKARAPRSMAAPDRDGDLRRTFPALPPREAAAEGFAATWWGNAWVTALEEGALDAARLERGRGYAEHGHVDAITVTPGLVLAYVRGSRSRPYRVQVRLRTLGDSDWDRFLDAAVERPGHIAALLDGELPHSLADLADRGVPLLPGPGDLAPRCSCPDSGHPCKHAAALCYQTARLLDADPFVLLLLRGRGERALLDALSRRNAAREARAAQDRGPGPLPGVRAGAALTPRALPRLPAPLPAPPHPEQPPAYPAAPGGPDPFALDQLATDAAARAHALLTTGRDPVGGLTLWQDAVRLAAARPGSGLTAGTRALYASLASAAGRDTAELARAVAAWRQGGLAGLDVLEEPWDPPAGRFDRARPLLLAADLPAFRPWRNRLTHPRGHVQLRLGRTGLWYAYESEPGREDWWPRGTPDLDPVGALTGLGGPGDP, encoded by the coding sequence GTGACCCCCCGGCCCGCGGACGAGGCCCGCCGCGCCCTGCGGGAGGCACGCGAGCGCGGCGAGGGTACGGGCGCGGACGCGCACCGTGGGCCGACGCCGACGCCGACGCCGACGCCGACGCCGACGTCTCCGCCACCGCCACCGCCACCGTCTCCGGCACCGTCGGAGACGGAGTCGGCACGGGGCCAGGACGGGCGCCAGGAAGATGACCAGGACGGGAAGCCGCCGGAGCACGACCGTCCGCGCCCCGGAGACGTCGCCCGGGCCGCGCTGCGCAGTGCGCTGACCGCGCGGCGGACGGGGGCGCACAGTCCCGCGGACCTTCCCGACGCACCTGACGCCCCGGGCGCCGCTGACACCTTGGAGACTGGTCCGGGTGACTCCCGGAAGCCGGGAGGGCGTGGAGAGGCGGCGGATTCGGGCGAGACGGCGTTCCGGCCCGACGCCATGACCGACCCGACCGCCTCCACCGACCCGACCGCCTCCACCGACCCGACCGCCTCCACCGACCCGACCGCCTCCACCGACCCGACCGCCTCCACGGACCCGGCCGTCCCCACCGGCCCGGCCGCCCCGGTTGACCCGACCGGTCCCACGGCCGCCCCCGCTGACCCGACCGGTCCCACAGACCCGACCGGCTCGCCCGTCCCGCTCGGTCCGCCCGTCGCGGCCGTTCCCGAGGAGGAGTCCCTCCCCGGCTCCGGTGACGCGGGCGGCGGCCGACCGGCGGATGTGGCGCGTGAGGCGTTGCGGGCGGCTCGTCGGCAGGCGAAGGCGGAGGCGGCGGCCGAGGGCGTCTCGGCCCAGGGCGCCGCGCCCGCGCGGTGGTCGTCCCGCCCGGCCGCTCGTCAGCGACCGGCGGGCGGTCCGGGCACCGCCGACGCGCGCGCCCGCGCCGTGCGGGACTTCGCCGCCGGCGCCTTCCGGCTGCCCCCGGAGGCGGACCAGGCCGAGGAGCCCCTGCCCGCCGGGGAGCAGGCCGGTACGTCCTCCGCCGAGGGCGGGGCGACGGCACACGCGGAGCCCGCCCCGTCGCCCGGCACGGCACACGCGGAGCCCGCCTCGTCGCCCGGCGCGGACACGGGGCAGTCCGTCTCGGCGGTGCGTGGCCGGGCCGTCTCCTCCGCACCGCCCGCGAAGGCCCGCGCGCCCCGCTCGATGGCCGCCCCGGACCGTGACGGCGACCTCCGGCGCACCTTTCCCGCGCTGCCGCCCCGGGAGGCCGCGGCGGAGGGCTTCGCCGCCACCTGGTGGGGGAACGCGTGGGTGACCGCGCTGGAGGAAGGCGCCCTGGACGCCGCCCGGCTGGAACGCGGGCGCGGATACGCCGAGCACGGGCACGTCGACGCCATCACCGTGACGCCCGGGCTGGTCCTCGCCTACGTGCGGGGCAGCCGCTCCCGGCCGTACCGCGTGCAGGTGCGGCTGCGCACGCTCGGCGACTCCGACTGGGACCGGTTCCTCGACGCCGCCGTCGAACGCCCCGGGCACATCGCGGCGCTGCTCGACGGGGAACTTCCCCACTCCCTGGCCGACCTGGCCGACCGCGGCGTCCCGCTGCTGCCCGGACCCGGCGACCTGGCCCCGCGGTGCAGCTGCCCCGACTCCGGGCACCCCTGCAAGCACGCCGCCGCCCTCTGCTACCAGACGGCACGTCTGCTCGACGCCGACCCCTTCGTCCTGCTGCTGCTCCGCGGCCGGGGCGAACGCGCGCTGCTCGACGCCCTGTCCCGGCGGAACGCGGCCCGCGAGGCACGCGCGGCCCAGGACCGCGGCCCCGGACCGCTGCCCGGCGTCCGGGCCGGCGCGGCGCTGACCCCGCGCGCCCTGCCGCGCCTCCCGGCGCCGTTGCCCGCGCCGCCGCACCCCGAACAGCCGCCGGCCTACCCGGCCGCCCCGGGCGGCCCCGACCCCTTCGCGCTGGACCAGCTGGCCACCGACGCGGCCGCCCGCGCCCACGCCCTCCTCACCACCGGACGCGACCCGGTCGGCGGACTGACGCTGTGGCAGGACGCCGTCCGGCTCGCCGCCGCGCGCCCCGGTTCCGGCCTCACCGCGGGTACCCGCGCGCTCTACGCGTCGCTCGCCTCGGCCGCCGGACGCGACACGGCGGAGCTGGCGCGGGCCGTCGCCGCCTGGCGGCAGGGCGGGTTGGCGGGTCTCGACGTCCTGGAGGAGCCCTGGGACCCGCCGGCCGGCCGTTTCGACCGCGCCCGCCCCCTGCTGCTCGCCGCCGACCTCCCCGCCTTCCGCCCCTGGCGCAACCGCCTCACCCACCCGCGCGGCCACGTCCAGCTCAGACTCGGCCGGACCGGGCTCTGGTACGCGTACGAGTCGGAGCCGGGCCGCGAGGACTGGTGGCCGCGTGGCACGCCCGACCTCGATCCGGTCGGTGCCCTGACCGGCCTGGGCGGTCCCGGCGACCCCTGA
- a CDS encoding sensor histidine kinase: protein MSATSAPAPQHGMTWLGAIVGDGFTETLQDGLSRSRFGRARQTTGTAHPGLPADGRDPAAGPVRTDRDGRDDHVWAERRRLAREVHDDLGTALSTAAHHIELHAAETGGTPRLDAARHSLREAMAVARRLTGELQAQTVLPPLAQAVGEFAATTRPPGTEVRIRTTGDERLLSDVCRRELFLAVREALHNAFHHAHADRVTVTLRFTRRWAHAGIVDDGVGFDADAVLVPGHRAPGLRSMTDRIEDVGGRLLIVSGPAGGTHIDVHLPLRPRK from the coding sequence TTGAGCGCCACTTCTGCCCCCGCACCCCAGCACGGCATGACCTGGCTGGGAGCCATCGTGGGGGACGGCTTCACGGAGACGTTGCAGGACGGGCTCAGCCGCTCCCGCTTCGGCCGCGCCCGGCAGACCACCGGCACGGCACATCCAGGGCTCCCCGCAGACGGTCGTGACCCAGCGGCCGGCCCCGTCCGGACGGACCGCGACGGCCGGGACGACCACGTCTGGGCCGAGCGCCGCAGACTGGCGCGCGAGGTCCACGACGATCTGGGCACGGCTCTGTCCACGGCCGCCCACCACATCGAGCTGCACGCCGCCGAGACCGGCGGGACCCCCCGTCTCGACGCCGCCCGGCACTCACTGCGTGAGGCGATGGCCGTCGCCCGCAGGCTGACCGGCGAGCTCCAGGCGCAGACCGTACTGCCGCCGCTGGCCCAGGCGGTGGGGGAGTTCGCCGCCACCACCCGTCCCCCGGGGACCGAGGTCCGCATCAGGACCACCGGAGACGAACGGCTCCTGTCGGACGTCTGCCGCCGTGAACTGTTCCTCGCCGTACGCGAGGCCCTGCACAACGCCTTCCACCACGCACACGCCGATCGGGTGACCGTGACCCTGCGCTTCACCCGCCGCTGGGCACACGCCGGCATCGTCGACGACGGCGTCGGGTTCGACGCCGACGCGGTACTCGTTCCCGGCCACCGGGCACCGGGTCTGCGCTCGATGACCGACCGCATCGAGGACGTCGGCGGGCGGCTCCTGATAGTGAGCGGCCCCGCCGGCGGCACGCACATCGACGTCCATCTCCCACTGCGCCCCCGGAAGTGA
- the scbC gene encoding butenolide phosphate reductase ScbC, which yields MILVTGVTGVVGRQVAHLLARTGPVRVLARRPERVTVTGPNVEVCAGEYADRPGLDRALNGVRAAFLVTNSATEPDDERFAAAAREAGVRHLVKLSMLAVGEPGADDFITRRQRENERAVRESGLDWTFLRARTFMSNTLSWAPAIRSDGVVRALYGTSPVACVDPRDIAEVAVRALTRPGHEGRAYALSGPEAITARQQTARLSEVLGRSLRFEELGLEAAREQLLRKYPRPVADAFLESAERQRAGAKAQVVPTVREVTGRPARPFRIWAADHAEAFGRSQG from the coding sequence GTGATTCTTGTGACCGGCGTGACCGGTGTGGTCGGCCGTCAGGTCGCCCACCTGCTGGCCCGGACCGGTCCCGTCAGAGTCCTCGCCCGGCGGCCGGAACGGGTGACCGTCACCGGCCCGAACGTCGAGGTCTGCGCGGGCGAGTACGCCGACCGCCCGGGCCTGGACCGGGCCCTCAACGGGGTGCGGGCGGCGTTCCTCGTCACGAACAGTGCCACCGAGCCGGACGACGAGCGTTTCGCGGCGGCGGCGCGCGAGGCCGGCGTCCGGCACCTGGTGAAGCTGTCCATGCTCGCGGTGGGGGAACCGGGCGCGGACGACTTCATCACGCGGCGGCAGCGCGAGAACGAGCGGGCCGTACGCGAGTCCGGGCTCGACTGGACCTTCCTGCGGGCCAGGACCTTCATGTCCAACACGCTGTCCTGGGCGCCCGCCATCCGGTCCGACGGCGTGGTCCGCGCGCTGTACGGCACGTCCCCGGTTGCCTGCGTCGATCCGCGCGACATCGCGGAAGTGGCGGTCAGGGCACTGACCCGGCCCGGTCACGAGGGACGGGCGTACGCGCTGTCCGGGCCCGAGGCGATCACCGCCAGGCAGCAGACGGCGCGGCTCTCCGAGGTGCTGGGGCGCTCACTGCGTTTCGAGGAGCTGGGGCTGGAGGCGGCGCGCGAGCAGCTGCTCCGGAAGTATCCGAGGCCCGTCGCCGACGCGTTCCTGGAGAGCGCCGAGCGGCAGCGGGCGGGGGCCAAGGCGCAGGTCGTGCCGACCGTGCGGGAAGTGACGGGCCGGCCCGCCAGGCCGTTCCGCATCTGGGCGGCGGACCACGCGGAAGCCTTCGGCCGAAGCCAGGGGTGA
- the scbA gene encoding gamma-butyrolactone biosynthesis protein ScbA — translation MPEAVVLINSASDANSIEQTALPVPMALVHRTRVQDAFPVSWIPKGGDRFSVTAVLPHDHPFFAPVHGDRHDPLLIAETLRQAAMLVFHAGYGVPVGYHFLMATLDYTCHLDHLGVSGEVAELEVEVACSQLKFRGGQPVQGQVDWAVRRAGRLAATGTATTRFTSPQVYRRMRGDFATPTASVPGTAPVPAARAGRTRDEDVVLSASSQQDTWRLRVDTSHPTLFQRPNDHVPGMLLLEAARQAACLVTGPAPFVPSIGGTRFVRYAEFDSPCWIQATVRPGPAAGLTTVRVTGHQDGSLVFLTTLSGPAFSG, via the coding sequence ATGCCCGAAGCAGTAGTTTTGATCAATTCTGCGTCCGATGCCAACTCGATCGAACAAACCGCATTGCCGGTTCCGATGGCGCTTGTCCACCGGACCAGGGTGCAGGACGCGTTCCCGGTCAGCTGGATACCGAAGGGCGGTGACCGGTTCTCGGTCACCGCCGTCCTGCCCCACGACCACCCGTTCTTCGCACCGGTCCACGGGGACCGACACGATCCGCTGCTGATCGCCGAGACCCTGCGTCAGGCGGCGATGCTCGTCTTCCACGCCGGCTACGGCGTGCCGGTGGGCTACCACTTCCTGATGGCCACGCTGGACTACACCTGCCACCTCGACCACCTCGGCGTGTCGGGCGAGGTCGCGGAGCTGGAGGTGGAAGTGGCCTGTTCCCAGCTGAAGTTCCGCGGCGGGCAGCCCGTACAGGGACAGGTGGACTGGGCCGTGCGCCGCGCCGGACGGCTCGCTGCCACGGGGACTGCCACGACGCGCTTCACCAGTCCTCAAGTCTACCGGCGGATGCGCGGCGACTTCGCGACTCCCACCGCATCGGTGCCCGGGACCGCGCCCGTGCCCGCGGCGCGCGCCGGTCGCACCCGCGACGAGGACGTGGTCCTGTCGGCGAGTTCGCAGCAGGACACGTGGCGACTGCGGGTGGACACCAGTCACCCGACCCTCTTCCAGCGCCCCAACGACCACGTACCGGGCATGCTGCTGCTCGAGGCGGCACGGCAGGCGGCGTGCCTCGTGACCGGTCCGGCGCCCTTCGTGCCGTCGATCGGCGGCACCCGGTTCGTCCGGTACGCGGAGTTCGACAGCCCGTGCTGGATCCAGGCGACGGTCCGGCCGGGTCCGGCGGCGGGGCTGACCACCGTGCGGGTCACCGGGCATCAGGACGGCAGCCTCGTCTTCCTCACCACGCTGTCCGGCCCCGCGTTCTCCGGCTGA
- a CDS encoding ScbR family autoregulator-binding transcription factor, translating into MAKQDRAIRTRQTILDAAAQVFEKQGYQAATITEILKVAGVTKGALYFHFQSKEELALGVFDAQEPPQAVPEQPLRLQELIDMGMLFCHRLRTNVVARAGVRLSMDQQAHGLDRRGPFRRWHETLLKLLNQAKENGELLPHVVTTDSADLYVGTFAGIQVVSQTVSDYQDLEHRYALLQKHILPAIAVPSVLAALDLSEERGARLAAELAPTGKD; encoded by the coding sequence ATGGCCAAGCAGGACCGGGCGATCCGCACGCGGCAGACGATCCTGGACGCCGCGGCGCAGGTCTTCGAGAAGCAGGGCTACCAAGCTGCCACGATCACGGAGATCCTCAAGGTGGCCGGGGTGACCAAGGGAGCCCTCTACTTCCACTTCCAGTCCAAGGAAGAACTGGCGCTGGGCGTCTTCGACGCCCAGGAACCACCACAGGCCGTTCCGGAGCAACCCCTCCGGCTGCAAGAACTCATCGACATGGGCATGTTGTTCTGTCACCGCTTGCGCACGAACGTCGTGGCCCGGGCCGGCGTGCGCCTCTCCATGGACCAGCAGGCGCACGGTCTCGATCGCCGAGGACCCTTCCGTCGCTGGCACGAGACACTCCTGAAGCTGCTGAACCAGGCCAAGGAGAACGGTGAGTTGCTGCCCCATGTGGTCACCACCGACTCGGCCGATCTCTACGTGGGCACGTTCGCCGGGATACAGGTCGTGTCCCAGACGGTCAGCGACTACCAGGACCTCGAACACCGCTACGCGCTGCTGCAGAAGCACATCCTGCCCGCCATCGCGGTTCCCTCCGTGCTGGCCGCGCTCGATCTCTCCGAGGAGCGCGGAGCACGCCTCGCGGCCGAACTGGCACCGACCGGGAAGGACTGA
- the scbB gene encoding A-factor type gamma-butyrolactone 6-reductase ScbB, giving the protein MRAHGTRYGRPLEGKTALVTGGSRGIGRGIALRLAADGALVAVHYGSSEAAARETVETIRSSGGQALAIRAELGVVGDAAALYAAFDAGMGEFGVPPEFDILVNNAGVSGSGRITEVTEEVFDRLVAVNVRAPLFLVQHGLKRLRDGGRIINISSAATRRAFPESIGYAMTKGAVDTLTLALARQLGERGITVNAVAPGFVETDMNARRRQTPEAAAALAAYSVFNRIGRPDDIADVVAFLASDDSRWITGQYVDATGGTIL; this is encoded by the coding sequence ATGCGTGCACATGGGACGAGGTATGGAAGACCGCTGGAGGGCAAGACCGCCCTGGTGACCGGGGGAAGCCGGGGCATCGGACGCGGTATCGCCCTGCGGCTGGCCGCGGACGGGGCGCTCGTGGCAGTCCACTACGGCAGCAGCGAGGCGGCGGCGCGAGAGACCGTCGAGACCATCCGGAGCAGCGGCGGACAGGCGTTGGCCATCCGGGCCGAACTCGGCGTCGTGGGTGACGCGGCCGCGCTCTACGCGGCGTTCGACGCCGGGATGGGCGAATTCGGAGTGCCGCCCGAGTTCGACATCCTGGTGAACAACGCGGGCGTCAGCGGCTCGGGACGGATCACGGAAGTCACCGAGGAGGTCTTCGACCGACTGGTCGCCGTCAACGTCCGGGCACCGCTGTTCCTGGTCCAGCACGGACTGAAACGACTGCGCGACGGCGGGCGGATCATCAACATCTCGTCTGCCGCGACCCGGCGCGCGTTCCCCGAGTCCATCGGATACGCGATGACCAAGGGTGCGGTGGACACGCTCACGCTCGCCCTGGCCAGGCAACTGGGGGAACGGGGGATCACGGTCAACGCGGTGGCGCCGGGTTTCGTGGAGACGGACATGAACGCACGGCGGCGGCAGACCCCCGAGGCGGCCGCGGCACTGGCCGCCTACTCCGTGTTCAACCGCATCGGCAGACCCGACGACATCGCCGACGTGGTGGCCTTTCTGGCCTCCGACGACTCACGGTGGATCACCGGCCAGTACGTCGATGCCACAGGCGGAACGATTCTCTGA
- a CDS encoding 2-oxoacid:ferredoxin oxidoreductase subunit beta has translation MPDAGALLPLVPKAEGKQSMKDFKSDQEVRWCPGCGDYAILAAVQGFMPQLGLARENIVFVSGIGCSSRFPYYMNTYGMHSIHGRAPAIATGLATSRRDLSVWVVTGDGDALSIGGNHLIHALRRNVNLKILLFNNRIYGLTKGQYSPTSEVGKITKSTPMGSLDAPFNPISLALGAEASFVARTVDSDRKHLTDVLRQAAEHPGTALIEIYQNCNIFNDGAFDALKDKQQAEEAVIRLEHGQPIRFGTDNTKGVLRNPHTGDLDIVTVTADNEADILVHDAHATSPTTAFALSRLADPDTLHHTPIGVLRCVERPVYDTLMSEQLDTAVETDGKGDLATLFNGGDTFSH, from the coding sequence ATGCCTGACGCGGGCGCACTGCTCCCCCTCGTCCCCAAGGCCGAGGGCAAGCAGTCCATGAAGGACTTCAAGTCCGACCAGGAAGTGCGCTGGTGCCCCGGCTGCGGCGACTACGCCATCCTCGCCGCCGTGCAGGGCTTCATGCCCCAGCTCGGCCTCGCCCGCGAGAACATCGTCTTCGTCTCCGGCATCGGCTGCTCCTCCCGCTTCCCGTACTACATGAACACCTACGGGATGCACTCCATCCACGGCCGCGCCCCCGCCATCGCCACCGGCCTCGCCACCTCCCGCCGCGACCTGTCGGTCTGGGTCGTCACCGGGGACGGCGACGCCCTCTCCATCGGCGGCAACCACCTCATCCACGCCCTGCGCCGCAACGTCAACCTCAAGATCCTGCTGTTCAACAACCGGATCTACGGCCTCACCAAAGGCCAGTACTCCCCCACCTCCGAGGTCGGGAAGATCACCAAGTCGACACCGATGGGCTCGCTGGACGCGCCCTTCAACCCCATCTCCCTCGCCCTCGGCGCGGAGGCCTCCTTCGTCGCCCGGACCGTCGACTCCGACCGCAAACACCTCACCGACGTCCTGCGCCAGGCCGCCGAACACCCCGGCACCGCCCTGATCGAGATCTACCAGAACTGCAACATCTTCAACGACGGCGCCTTCGACGCCCTCAAGGACAAACAGCAGGCCGAAGAAGCAGTGATCCGCCTGGAACACGGGCAGCCGATCCGCTTCGGCACCGACAACACCAAGGGCGTCCTACGCAACCCGCACACCGGAGACCTGGACATCGTCACCGTCACCGCGGACAACGAAGCAGACATCCTCGTCCACGACGCCCACGCCACCTCCCCCACCACGGCCTTCGCACTCTCCCGCCTCGCCGACCCCGACACCCTGCACCACACCCCCATCGGCGTCCTGCGCTGCGTCGAACGCCCCGTCTACGACACCCTCATGTCCGAACAGCTCGACACCGCCGTCGAAACAGACGGCAAGGGCGACCTCGCCACGTTGTTCAACGGTGGGGACACCTTCTCCCATTGA
- a CDS encoding 2-oxoacid:acceptor oxidoreductase subunit alpha — MTTADTMPVGDETVKDVRRLDRVIIRFAGDSGDGMQLTGDRFTSETASFGNDLSTLPNFPAEIRAPAGTLPGVSSFQLHFADHDILTPGDAPNVLVAMNPAALKANVGDLPRGAEIIVNTDEFTRRAMQKVGYDTSPLEDGSLDGYHLHPVPLTTLTVQALGEFDLSRKEAERSKNMFALGLLSWMYHRPTEGTEKFLRSKFAKKPEIAAANIAAYRAGWNFGETTEDFAVSYEVAPAATAFPPGTYRNISGNLALAYGLIAASRRADLPLFLGSYPITPASDILHELSKHKNFGVRTFQAEDEIAGIGAALGAAFGGALAVTTTSGPGVALKSETVGLAVSLELPLLVVDIQRGGPSTGLPTKTEQADLLQAMFGRNGEAPVAVLAPQTAADCFDAALEAARIALAYRTPVFLLSDGYLANGSEPWRIPEPDELPDLTVQFAQGPNHTLDDGSEVFWPYKRDPHTLARPWAVPGTPGLEHRIGGIEKQDGTGNISYDPANHDFMVRTRQAKIDGITVPDLAVDDPDGARTLVLGWGSTYGPITAAVRRIRKEGGQIAQAHLRHLNPFPANLGAVLERYDNVVVPEMNLGQLATLIRAKYLVDTQSYNQVNGMPFKAEQLATVLKEAIDA, encoded by the coding sequence ATGACGACCGCAGACACGATGCCCGTCGGCGACGAGACCGTGAAGGATGTCCGCCGGCTGGACCGGGTGATCATCAGGTTCGCGGGGGACTCCGGCGACGGGATGCAGCTCACCGGTGACCGTTTCACCTCGGAAACGGCGTCGTTCGGCAATGATCTGTCGACGCTGCCGAACTTCCCGGCCGAGATCCGGGCACCCGCGGGCACCCTGCCGGGCGTCTCGTCGTTCCAGCTGCACTTCGCCGACCACGACATCCTCACGCCGGGCGACGCGCCCAACGTGCTGGTGGCGATGAACCCGGCCGCGTTGAAGGCGAACGTGGGCGACCTGCCGCGCGGCGCGGAGATCATCGTCAACACGGACGAGTTCACCAGGCGGGCGATGCAGAAGGTCGGCTACGACACCTCTCCGCTGGAGGACGGCTCCCTGGACGGCTACCACCTGCATCCGGTGCCGCTGACCACGCTGACCGTCCAGGCGCTGGGCGAGTTCGACCTCAGCCGCAAGGAGGCCGAGCGCAGCAAGAACATGTTCGCGCTCGGGTTGCTGTCGTGGATGTATCACCGGCCCACCGAGGGCACGGAGAAGTTCCTGAGGTCGAAGTTCGCGAAGAAGCCGGAGATCGCGGCGGCGAACATCGCGGCCTACCGTGCGGGCTGGAACTTCGGTGAGACCACGGAGGATTTCGCGGTCTCCTACGAGGTGGCGCCGGCGGCGACGGCGTTCCCGCCCGGCACCTACCGCAACATCTCCGGGAACCTGGCCCTGGCCTACGGTCTGATCGCCGCGTCCCGGCGCGCGGATCTGCCGCTGTTTTTGGGCTCGTATCCCATCACTCCGGCGTCCGACATCCTGCACGAGCTGTCGAAGCACAAGAACTTCGGGGTGCGTACCTTCCAGGCGGAGGACGAGATCGCGGGGATCGGGGCGGCGCTGGGGGCGGCGTTCGGCGGTGCGCTGGCGGTGACCACCACCTCCGGTCCGGGGGTGGCGCTCAAGAGCGAGACGGTCGGGCTCGCGGTGAGTCTGGAGTTGCCGCTGCTGGTGGTGGACATCCAGCGCGGCGGCCCGTCGACGGGTCTGCCGACCAAGACGGAGCAGGCCGACCTGCTGCAGGCGATGTTCGGGCGCAACGGCGAGGCACCGGTTGCGGTCCTCGCCCCGCAGACTGCGGCCGACTGCTTCGACGCCGCCCTGGAGGCGGCGCGGATCGCGCTGGCCTACCGGACTCCGGTCTTCCTGCTCTCCGACGGCTATCTCGCCAACGGCTCCGAACCGTGGCGGATCCCCGAGCCGGACGAACTGCCGGATCTGACGGTGCAGTTCGCGCAGGGCCCCAACCACACCCTGGACGACGGCAGTGAGGTGTTCTGGCCCTACAAGCGCGACCCGCACACCCTGGCCCGCCCCTGGGCGGTACCGGGCACCCCCGGGCTCGAGCACCGGATCGGCGGCATCGAGAAACAGGACGGCACCGGGAACATCTCCTACGACCCGGCCAACCACGACTTCATGGTCCGCACCCGCCAGGCCAAGATCGACGGCATCACCGTCCCCGACCTGGCCGTCGACGACCCGGACGGCGCACGGACCCTCGTGCTGGGCTGGGGCTCCACCTACGGGCCGATCACCGCCGCCGTGCGCCGGATCCGCAAGGAGGGCGGCCAGATCGCCCAGGCCCACCTGCGCCACCTCAACCCCTTCCCGGCCAACCTCGGCGCGGTCCTCGAACGGTACGACAACGTGGTGGTCCCGGAGATGAACCTCGGTCAGCTCGCCACCCTGATCCGGGCGAAATACCTGGTCGACACCCAGTCGTACAACCAGGTCAACGGCATGCCGTTCAAGGCGGAACAGCTCGCCACGGTCCTGAAGGAGGCCATCGATGCCTGA